GAAGCACACTCCGCATTCGCGCCACGGAATGGGCATCGACCACCCAAAACGAGATCCGTCAGCGTCAATCGCCGCGCGGCACGCTGAAACATTGGAAAGCCAGCTTCTCAGCCAACTTTCGTGCATAGTTCAGGCTAGGCCTCCGGTAGACCCACGAGCCAGTCCCTGGGTTTCAGGAACGTTTCGGCGAGTTCGGCCTCCGGGCTGCCGGGCTGCGGTTGTGCATCGTAGACCCAGCGCACCAGGGGGGGCATCGAGGCCAGAACGGATTCCACCCGGCGACCGGATTGCAGGCCATACTTCGTGCCACGATCGTAGACCAGGTTGAACTCGACGTAGCGTCCGCGGCGCAGCAACTGGAATTGTCGCTCGCGGTCGCCGAAGTCCATGCTTCGGCGGCGCTGGACGAGGGGCAGGTACGCGGGGAGGAAATGATCTCCGATGCTGCGGAGGAAGGCGAAGGTATTCGGAAAATTGCGTAGCACGAGATCGTCGAAGAACACGCCGCCCACGCCTCTGGCTTCTTCTCGATGGGGGAGGAAGAAGTACTCGTCGCACCAGGCCTTGAAGCGCGGATAGGTCTCGTCGCCGAAGGGGGCGCAGGCGGCTCTGGCAACGCGGTGCCAGTGCACCACGTCTTCTTCGAAGCCGTAGGTCGGCGTCAGGTCGAAGCCACCGCCTACCCACCAGACCGCGTCGCCGGTTTCGGGTGTGGCGATGAAACAGCGCAGGTTCATGTGGGTGACAGGGACGTACGGGTTTTGCGGGTGGACGATCATCGAGAGCGAGACCGCTTCGAAGGGTGCGCCGGCCAGCTCGGGTCGCCGTTCGGTCGCCGCCGGTGGCAGCCCGGGGCCCTTGGCGTGGGTGAAGTGCACGGCGGCCTTCTCGATCACGGCCCCATCGGCAAGCGCACGCGGTCGCGCCAAGCCGCCACCCGGGCCGGGCCGTTCCTCGCGGCTGAAGCGGGCTCGGCCGTCTTCGCGTTCGAGGGCATCGCAGATCTGGTCTTGGAGATCTGCGAGGTAGGTGTGGACGGCGGTCGGGTCGGGAGCGTTGGCTTCGGCCATCCGCCCATCCTACCGGCTCAGCCGAACAGGGCTCGCGGGCGTGGGCCTAGGCCGCAGCGCCTTCCTGCACGAGGGCCGGGACCAGCTGGAGGTGCGGGTG
The bacterium DNA segment above includes these coding regions:
- the hemF gene encoding oxygen-dependent coproporphyrinogen oxidase: MAEANAPDPTAVHTYLADLQDQICDALEREDGRARFSREERPGPGGGLARPRALADGAVIEKAAVHFTHAKGPGLPPAATERRPELAGAPFEAVSLSMIVHPQNPYVPVTHMNLRCFIATPETGDAVWWVGGGFDLTPTYGFEEDVVHWHRVARAACAPFGDETYPRFKAWCDEYFFLPHREEARGVGGVFFDDLVLRNFPNTFAFLRSIGDHFLPAYLPLVQRRRSMDFGDRERQFQLLRRGRYVEFNLVYDRGTKYGLQSGRRVESVLASMPPLVRWVYDAQPQPGSPEAELAETFLKPRDWLVGLPEA